GAATTGCCGATTTCGCGCCAAAGTAATACTCTAGAGGAAGTCGCACCATGCGAAGCAAGGAACAATGGAACGAAGGAGATCGAAGCGATGGGTACATATGTATGGAACGGCGAGCGGCTGCTGCCGCGCGGCGAAGCGGCCGCGGATATCGAGGACCGTGGGTATACGTTCGGCGACGGCATCTACGAGGTGTTCCGCGTATACGACGGCAAGGTGTTCGAAGCGGAGGCGCATTGGGAACGATTCGTGCGCAGCGCCCGCGAAATCCGCATCGAGCTGCCGTACTCGGCGGAAGCGCTCGACCGGGGCGTTCGCGAGCTCGTGGGGGCCGACGGTCTCGTCGATGGCATCGTCTATTTGCAAGTGACGCGGGGGACGGCGCCGCGGGCGCATCCGTTCCCGGCCGATGCGAAGCCGGTGCTGACGGCGTTCACGAAGCCGCTCGCGCGGCCGGCCGCAATGCTCGAATCCGGCGTGAGCGTCGTGACGCAGCCGGATATCCGCTGGCTCCGCTGCGATATCAAGAGCCTCAACCTGCTGCCGAACGTGCTCGCGAAGCAGGCGGCGACGGAAGCCGGCGCGGCGGAGGCGGTGCTGCACCGCGACGGCGTCGTGACGGAAGCCAGCGCCTCCAATATCGCGATCGTGAAGGACGGCGTCATCCGGACGCATCCGGCGAATAACCTCATCTTGCACGGCATTACGCGCGCCGTCGCTCTGCGGCTGGCCGCGGAGCTCGACCTCTCCGTCGCGGAGCGGCCGTTCACGCTCGAGGAGCTGCGGGAAGCCGACGAAGCGTTCCTGCTCGGCACGACGGTCGAGGTGATGCCGGTCGTCCGCGTAGACGGCGCCCCGATCGG
This genomic window from Paenibacillus sp. contains:
- the dat gene encoding D-amino-acid transaminase, whose protein sequence is MGTYVWNGERLLPRGEAAADIEDRGYTFGDGIYEVFRVYDGKVFEAEAHWERFVRSAREIRIELPYSAEALDRGVRELVGADGLVDGIVYLQVTRGTAPRAHPFPADAKPVLTAFTKPLARPAAMLESGVSVVTQPDIRWLRCDIKSLNLLPNVLAKQAATEAGAAEAVLHRDGVVTEASASNIAIVKDGVIRTHPANNLILHGITRAVALRLAAELDLSVAERPFTLEELREADEAFLLGTTVEVMPVVRVDGAPIGDGKPGPITRRLQEAFVRLI